Below is a genomic region from Granulicella sp. L56.
GGTCTTCACCAACCTGATCACAAACGCCGCCGAAGCAGCCGGTCCCGGAGGCAAGGTAAGCGTCAGCCTCAGGCCACAGCCGGCGCTTTCCATCGACGGCCACAAGCAGGTGGCCGGAGCCACGGTAACGATTGCCGACAACGGCCTCGGCGTTCCGGCCGAAGTGCAACCGCACCTCTTCCAGCCCTTCTTCACCACCAAGGGCGAGCGCGGCACCGGCCTCGGCCTTTGGGTCAGCCGCGGCATCGTCACCAAACACGGGGGCACCATCGAGCTGGCCAGCGAAACCGGCGAAGCCACTCACGGCACCTCCGTAAGCGTCTTTCTCGCCACCAAGCCCACCATCAACGCAGGCGGCGACTAACACGCGATCTGCATGGGCCATGGTCTTCGTACTCACCTCGCATCCCTGCACGAAGAGCTGTCAAGTCCCCCATCGATCGCACGTTCCACGCAAACATAACAAAATAAATACCTTATACCCATAAAATAAATCCGCAAAAGCTGCAAAACAGTTTATCCCCATTCGTTAAAATGAAATCAGACTTAGAAAGAAGGCAAAAGGCCCAGCCGCAACGCCGGGCCTAACTCATTTAGATCGAATATTTTGCCTCTAAGCCATAAAGAATCAATATTTTGCAAACTTAAATTCACGTAAAATACTGATTCATTGAGAGATAAGGTAAAAGTACCCCCGGGGGGTGGGGGTCCCAAAAAGAGCTTAGAAAGTCTGCAGTGTCTCCGTCACAACGGCAGCCGCTCTCACGCAAGCTTCGTGGTCAACGTCATAGTGCGTCACAAACCGAACAGCATCAGGCCCAATCGCGCTCGCGAGAACGTCCTTCTCTCGCAGTTCCCGGCAGAACGCAGTCGCATCACCATCACGAAGATTGAAGATGACGATATTGGTCTCGACCGCATCCAAGTCGATCTCGGCATTCGGCTCAGCCGCAACCGCTTCTGCCAGCAGACGAGCATTGGCATGGTCGTCAACCAGCCGCGCCGTCATCTCATGCAGAGCGACCAGACCGGCAGCAGCCAGCACGCCGACCTGTCGCATCCCGCCGCCGAGCGCCTTGCGAAAGGCACGAGCACGCTCCATCGCCTCTCTGCTGCCCACCAGCATTGAGCCCGCCGGAGCGCCCAGCCCCTTCGACAGGCAGAACATCACCGTATCGCAGCCCTCGGTAAGCTTCGCTACGCCAACGCCAAGCGCCACCGAAGCATTGAAGATCCGCGCTCCATCAAGATGCACCGGCAGACCAGCCTCATGCGCTCCCTCGCAGATCTCGCGCATCCGAACCAGTGGCGTAACCGTTCCGCCAGCCATGTTGTGCGTGTTCTCAAGGCAGACCAGACCCGTCTGAGCGCGGTAATAGATCTTCGGCCCAATCGCCTGGCTGATCTGTTCCCATGTCAGGACACCGCGTTCCCCGGCAACGGGACGCAGTTGACACCCGGAAAACGCCGCAGCCATGGCCATCTCCCAGTCGAGCACATGCGCCCGCGCCTCGCAGATGACCTCCTGCCCATGCTGCGTATGCAGGCGAATGGCGATCTGGTTCCCCATCGTGCCGGTCGGAACAAAAAGCGCAGTCTCCCTGCCAAACATGGCAGCGGCATCGCTCTCCAGCCGATTGACGGTAGGATCTTCTCCATACACGTCGTCACCGACCTCGGCGGTAAACATAGCCTCGCGCATCGCAGGCGTCGGCCTGGTAACAGTGTCACTCCGCAGATCGATCATAAAACTCCTCTTCTGAACTTATGCGGCGGAGGTAACCAGCAATCGACTGAAGACCTCATTCGAGACCATGCGACCTCGTGCTGTCAGGCGAATGCGATCAGTCTCTAACTCCAGCAAGCCAGCCTCACGAACCTCCAGCAGCGCAGGCATCGCATCCTGAACCATCGCCTCGCCAAACTGTCCGCGCAGCAGACGAAGGCTGACGCCCTCATTGAGCCGCAGCCCAAGAAAAAGCGCCTCTTCAAAAGCCTGCTCAACGCCAATCACATCGAAATCCGGCTCAGCAGCGCTCTTCGAGACCTGACGAAAAGTCGACTCAGGCTTATTCATATAAGCGTCCATCTCGCTCGTATTCGCAAAACGTACTGCGCCGACATCCGTCAGCAGCATGGAGTGCGCATCGAGGCCAAAGCCGATATAAGGCAGACGCTGCCAATACTTGAGGTTGTGACGCGAAGCATGGCCCCGGCGCGCAAAGTTCGAGATCTCATACTGCTCCAGACCGGCAATCTCGAACTGCTCGCAAGCCATCTGGTACCAATCGGCGCTCTCATCCTCGGAAGGAACAGCCGACGCATGGTAACGCGTCCCTTTGGCGAGAACCTCTTCACCCAGGCGCGACTCTTCATCGACCTCCAGCATGTAAACGCTGACGTGCTGGACTTTACTGGCAATAGCCTGCTCCAGCGAATACTGCCAGCTCTCCCGCGTCTGGTAGGGAAGCCCTGCGATCAGATCGATGCTGATGTCCCCAACCCCAGCGTTGCGAACCCGCGCAATCTCCGCCTCGCACTCCAGCCGCGTGTGCAATCGGCCAACCGCTGCCGTCTCGCGATCCACAAAGGATTGCACCCCAAAGCTGACGCGGTTCATGCCCAGCCGCAGCAGTTCGTCCAGCGTCTCGTCTGCAAGTTGTCCCGGAGCGCACTCGAGCGTTATCTCAGCGTCCCGCGCCAACTCAAACTCGTCGCGCAGACGTTGAAACATCTGGCGAAACTGCGCCGCGCTCAGCAAACTCGGCGTTCCGCCGCCAAAGTAGATCGAATCCACCAGCTCTGGCAATCGCGCCCCGGACTTCATTGCCGCATCCCGCGCCGCGTCAATCTCATCACACACACGGTCAACATAGTGCTGCATCCGGTCAGCGGCGAACACTCCCGAGGCAAAGTTGCAGAAGGTACACTTCGCCTTGCAGAAAGGGACCGAGATGTAGACTCCAGCCGTTGTAACCATTTTGCCGAAAACGCCTCAAACAATTGTTTCACGAAGGCTGCTTCAGACGGCAGTAAGCCTTCTATGCTGCAAGAGGTGACTAAGAGGTAAGACTATGCTGCGATTTCGCCCACTCGCTACTGTCGATGTTCTTCTATTCATGCTTGTCCTGATCTCCGGACAAGCCACCGCTCAAACCGCGCCGCAGCGCTCTCCTGTTCTGGTGGAGCTGTTTACCTCGGAAGGCTGTTCAAGCTGCCCGCCTGCCGATGCCCTGCTTGCAAAGCTTGAGCAGGTCCAGCCAATCGCCGGTACAGAGATCATCGCGCTTGGCGAGCACGTCGACTATTGGGATCAGCTTGGCTGGCACGACCGCTTTTCTTCGCATCAATATACAGAGCGGCAAAATCAGTACCGCTTCCGCTTCCATCTGGACGATGTCTACACGCCGCAGATGGTCATCGACGGCACCGAGCCGTTTGTCGGCAACGACGCGCCCCATATCGTTCGCGCCATCAGCAGTGCAGGCAATACAGCCAAGATCAACCTCGCGCTCTCAAAGGCAGCCGTGGAGGGAAGCCGCGTCTCGTTTACGGTCTCCAGTTCAACCCCACCGAATTTGCTCTCCAACGCAGACCTTTATGCCGCGCTCGTCGATCCTACCGACACGACAAATGTCCAACGCGGCGAAAACAAGGGGCAGGTTCTCCATCATGCTGCTGTGGTTCGATCGCTGCAAAAGATCGGCAAGCTGAACGACCTAGCATCGGGCCCGTTGCACGCACAGCTCGTTGCTCCAGCAAATTCGGAGCCTGCAACCATGCGGATTGTTGTATTTGCACAACGTCCGGACGAGGGCGCTGTCGTGGGCGCAGTTTCCATGCCTGCGCGTCAATAACTAGAGAATCCTGCTCTCGCCCCAAGCATCTAGAATAGAGATACTTAGATGGCTGACGAACAGAACTCAAAAAAAGCGAAAAAAGAAGCCGCGAAGAAGGCATTGCACGACGACGACATCGTAGGTAAAGCCTATGACGGTCGTCTTATGCGCCGTCTTCTGACCTATTTGCGCCCCTACAAGCTGCAGGTTGCGTTCTCCGCCATCGCCATCATCTTCAAAGCCGCAACCGATGTTGTTGGCCCGTATCTGGTCAAAGTTGCGGTCGATACTTACATGACGAAGACGCCGCCGGAAAAACTCTCCTGGCTGGCCCACCACCTCAGTCCAAAACCGATGGCAGGCATCACCCAGCTCGGCCTGCTCTACCTCAGCGCGCTGCTGATTACCTACGTTCTCGAATTCGTTCAGACCTACCTGATGCAGTGGACCGGTCAGAAGATCATGTTCGATCTGCGGAGCCAGATCTTCCGCCATCTTCAGCGCATGCATCCCGGCTTCTTCGACCATAATCCCGTCGGCAAGCTCGTCACCCGCGTCACCTCCGACGTGGACGCGCTGAACGAGATGTTCACCTCGGGCGTCCTCGCCATCTTCGAAGACATCTTCGTCCTGGCCTTCATCGTCATCATCATGCTGCGCATGAGCTGGCCGCTCGCTCTGCTGACGCTGGCCGTTATCCCTGCGATTCTCTACATCACCGGCATCTTCCGCAAGCATGTGCGCGAGAGCTACCGCCGCATCCGTTCGGCCATCGCCAAGATCAACAGCTACATGCAGGAACATGTCAGCGGCATGTCTATCGTGCAGCTCTTCAACCGCGAGCAGCATGCCTTCGACGAGTTTGCCTCGGTCAATCGCCTACACATGAACGCCTTCAAAGACGCCATCTTCGCCTACGCCCTCTACTATCCAGCAGTCGAGCTGCTCAGCTCCGTCGCCATCGCTCTGGTCGTGTGGCGCGGCGGCATGGGTGCCCTCTTCACCGGCGCTCCTCTCGCCGCAGGACTGCCGTTCTACGAGTACCTCCTGCATCCAATGCGCGCACCGGGCGCGACGATCACGCTCGGCGTTCTCATCGCATTCATCCAGTACGCGCAGCGCTTCTTCCGCCCCATTCAGGACCTCAGCGAGAAGTACAACATCCTGCAAGCGGCCATGGCCGCCAGCGAACGCGTCTTCAAGCTGCTGGACTCTGAACCCGAGATCCTCTCGCCCCCGAAACCCATCGAAGGCGACCGCTCTGGACGCGTAGAGTTCCGCAACGTCTGGTTTACCTATCAGACCCTCGATGAGGCCCAGCGCCTTCGCGTGGCATCGGCAACCGAAGACGAGTTGCGCGGCTATGCCGACATCGAGTGGATCCTCTGCGGCGTCAGCTTCGTCGTCGAGCCGAACGAGACCGCCGCTATCGTCGGCCACACCGGCGCGGGCAAGACGACCATCATCAGCCTGATGATGCGCTTCTACGATATTCAACGCGGTAGCATTCTTGTAGACGGCATCGACGTACGCCAGCAGGATATGCACGCCCTCCGTCGCCGCTTCGCCGTCGTGCTGCAAGACCCCTTCCTCTTCACCGGCACCATCGCAGACAATATTCGCCTCGGCTCCAAGTGGGTCACGGACGAGCGACTGCAGCGCGCCGCCGACGAGGTCAATGTGGGCGACTTCATCCGCTCTCTCCCTCTGCAATTCGCCGAACCTGTTCAGGAGCGCGGAGCCACTCTTTCCACCGGCCAGAAGCAGCTCATCAGCTTTGCCCGTGCGCTGGCCCACGATCCCGGAATCCTCATTCTGGACGAGGCCACCTCTTCGGTCGACACCGACACAGAACTCCGCGTGCGCGGCGCACTCTCACGCATGGTCACAGGGCGAACCTCCATCCTCATCGCCCATCGGCTGTCCACGATTCAGCGGGCTGATACTATCCTGGTCATGCACAAGGGACAGTTGCGCGAGCGCGGCACCCATCAGGAGCTGCTCACACATCGCGGCCTCTATTGGAAGCTCTACCAGTTGCAATACAAAGACCAGGAGATGCCGGCAGATGCCGCGCTGCCCTCCCAGCTTTCTGACGCAGTTCTCCCCTGATAGAGTAGTCAAGCGAACAAGAGACGAACGTGGCAGAAAGCAATCCATCTCCGCGCATCTTTCTCTCCGCCGGTGAAGCCAGCGGGGACTACTACGGCGCTCAAATCATCGACGAGCTGCGCACCCGTCTGCCCCAGCTCACCTGTTTCGGCCTCGGTGGCACCGAGATGGCAGTCGCCGGACTCGACCGCATCGTCCGCGCCGAGGATGTGGCGCACATGGGCATCACCGAAGTCATCCGCCATATGCCGCGTATCTATGGCGAGTACCGGCGCCTGGTCGCATCCATCAAAAAACGACGTCCCGACGTTGCCATTCTCATCGACTTCCCAGACGTCAACTTCCGGCTCGCCCGCACACTTCGCAAGCTGAACATCCCGGTTGTGTATTTCGTAAGCCCTCAGCTTTGGGCGTGGAAGCGGAAGCGTCTGCGCTGGGTACAGCAGCGCGTCAGCCGCATGATGGTCATCTTCCCCTTTGAGGAGAGCTTCTATCGTGCGCGCAACGTCGATGCCACCTTCGTCGGTCACCCGCTGGCACAACTGCCGCTGCCCGACATCACCCGAGCGGAGTACGCCACAAAATATGCGCTCGACCCTGCGAAAAACTGGATTGCCCTGCTTCCCGGCAGCCGACGCAAAGAGGTGCAGCTCAACCTGCCCGAGATGCTGCACGCAGCCGCTATCCTGAACGCTCAGGGCAAATATGAGTTCGTCATCCCGGTGGCCTCAACGGTAAACAACTCGTACCTTCTCAACTTTCTGCAAGACCCCATCTACTACAGCGCAACCAAGCCGAGAGTTACCCTGGTCGACGACGCGCGCGAGGCGCTTCACCATGCCCGCGCCAGTATCGTCGCCAGCGGCACAGCTACCGTACAGGCGACCGTCATCGGAAACCCCTTCATCGTGGTCTATCGGGTCTCTCCGTTTACCTTTGGTCTCGCCCGCCGCCTTATCCGCTATCCGCTTGAGATCCCGACTGAAAAGGACAAGGACGGCAATCTCCCCATCGCCATGGTCAATCTCGTGGCGGGCAAGCGCATCGTGCCCGAACTGCTGCAGACCCGCTTTACCGCAGAAAACGTTGCGGCAACCCTCGCCCCTCTCCTGGCCGACAGCCCTCAGCGCGAGCAGATGCTTATAGACCTCGCCGAGGCACACTTCAAGCTGCTTCCAGCCTCAGGATCAGGCTCTATCTTTCAGGTTTGCGACGCCGTGGAAGCCCTGTTGGGACAGACCCCAGCCGCAAGTGGCCGAATTTCAGCGACAAGCGTCTAACATCACGAAGGCTGTACCATTATTTTTTGAGGATCTTCGCCCGACATGCACCTACCCTCCCGGTATCTTCGAGTTCTGGCCACGGCCGTGTTTCCCGCGTGCATTCTCGCGGCTCCCCTATGGGCAGCGCCCGCCAGACCTCAAATGCACGTCACCGGCTACGTCATCACGGCCGACCTCGATCCTGCGGTGCATCACCTCACGGCGACGGCCGCCGTAACCTTTACGGCGCTTGAAGATCTCACCTCGCCCATCTTCGAGCTGAACAACGGGCTGCAGATCACCAAGGTCACAGACGCAAGTGGCAAGCCGCTCGAATCGGAGCGCCTCACCGGCAACAGCACCGTGCGCTTTACCCTGGCCACGCCGATTCCCAAGGGAACCAGCACCACCTATAACTTTGAATACTCCGGCACGCTGACCGGCTCCGATACCAGCCCGGTCAGCGGAATCAAGCTGGCCTCGATCGACGATCCCATCAGCATTCTGCTGTATCCCGGCGCATGGTTCCCCATGACCGGCCTGTACACCGACCGCTTCACCGCCGAAATGCACATCCGCGTGCCTTCCGACGAACGGGTAGTCGGCAGCGGAGTCGCTGGGCAGAAAAACCTCCCCGGCAATCGCACCGAATACGATTTCAATTGGACCAAGCCCGGCTTTCCCGGAACCATCATCGCCGGTAAATTTCTGGATCCTGCCGGCATATCGGGCGTCAACAACATCCACGTCTACGTCACCGACAAGCGCAAGCCCTTCGCCCTCGACTTCGCTCACACAGCCGACAGGGAGTTTGAGTTTATGACCAGCAAGTTCGGTCAGCCAGAGTCCCCCATCCTGAACCTCGTGGAGCTGCCGGACGATGCTGTCTCAGCTGCCTGGGCACCGGAGGTTGTGGCAATCGGAGGCGGTCGCATCGCTGCACGCAATGCCCAACGGCTCATCTCCAACACCATCGCACATCAATGGTGGGGCAGCGAGGTCTCTCCCGCGACCATGAACGACGCCTGGATCACCAATGGCATGTCGCGCTATGCCGAGCTGATGTATCTCGAAGATTCAGCCGGGAAGACCGCATTTCAGTCCGCTATCACTGATGTCTCGGCAGGCGCTCTGGCCTACGATACGGTTCCGCTGACCACTCTCGGACGCCTCGATCCGTTCTCGCCACAGTTCCAGTCCATGACCCTCGAAAAAGGTGCGATGGTCTTCCATATGCTCCGCTGGGAGATGGGCGACGACACCTTTACCCAGTTCCTCCGCGGCCTGCTCTCGCAGTACACCGACAAATCGATACGCAGCTCCGATGTGCAAACCGTCGCCGAAGCCCAGTCGCATCTGCAACTGACTCCCTTCTTCTCGCAGTGGATCGATGGCACGGGAGCACCGGCCTTTGGAGACAAGTACACCGTCTTTCGTCTGGGCGACAATAAGGGCTTTCGTACCGTCGGCGCCATCACTCAGGACCTCGACCTCTTTAGTATGCCGGTGGAGCTGCGCATCGAAACTGACGGAAAGACCGAGATCAAGCGCATCGTCGTAAGCGGCAACGAGTCCCAATATTCCATCGAAACCTTTGGCCGTCCTCGCCATATCGGTATCGATCCAGACAACTGGTTGCTGAAGAGCACACCCGATCTTGCTGTGCGCGTGGCCGTCTTACGCGGGCAGGAGCAGGTCGCGCAGGGCGATCTCACCGCCGCTCTGGTTGAGTACCAGAAGGCCCTCGACGCCAATAAGAACAGTTCGCTCGCCGCCTACCGTATCGGCGAAGTCTTCTTCATGCAGCGCAACTATCAGTCCGCGGCAAACTCCTTCCGCGATGCTCTGCGCGGAGACGGCGACCCCAGATGGGTCGAAGTCTGGAGCCACATCGAACTGGGTCGCATCTTCGACCTGACGGGCCAGCGCGATCGAGCCGTCAACGAATATCGCCTCGCTGTACAGACCAATGACAACACCCAGGGTGCGATCAACGAGGCACGCGCGCTGATGCAGAAACCGTACAAGCGCCCGGCCGAGCAAGATTAATCAGACGAAGGTTTGACGCGTTACGTTATTCATACCTGAGCGCCTCAATGGGATCGAGATTGGCCGCCTGTATCGCCGGAATCATTCCGCTCACGGTCCCTACGATGACGAGAACGACGGTCGCCAGGATCACAATATGCGGCGAGATCAGCAGATAGATATCCGCCGCACTCGCATTGGCCGCAATCGCACTATAGAACGTGATGCCTCCCACGACTTTACTGACTCCATAGGCCAGGGCAATGCCCGCTACTCCACCAACTCCGGTAATCACCAGGGCTTCGGCAAGAAATTGCAGCAGGATATGGCGCTTCCGTGCCCCCAGTGCCTTCTCCACGCCAATCTCTCTCGTCCGCTGTTGCACGCTGACCAGCATAATGTTCATCAGCCCAATACCGGCGATGCCCAGCGTCAGCGTTCCGATAAAGAGCAGCAGCACCTGCAATCCCAGCGATATGATGCGGAACTGCGCGAGCTGCTCCATGATGTTGGCCACCCAGATCGCGTTGTGGTCTGTTGGCCGAAAGGCGTGCGATGCTGCGAGCGTATTTCGCAAGGCGTGCTCCACGGCCTTCGGGTCGCCACGATAGTTGAACCAGATGCCGTCGAGATATTTGGCATCTTTGATATCGCCCATGGTTGAAAACGGGATGTAAGTAAGGCGATTGATGTTGTCATCGCCCTCCTGCATCTTGGGTTTCAGAACACCGATCACTTCAAAGCTGATACCGTTCAACCGGATTGTCTGGCCCAAAGCGAAGATGCCGGAGTAGAGCTTCGACTTTGCCTGCGACCCAATGACCGCAACATGGTTTCGCTGTTGCAGATCGGCTTCTGTCAGAAACCGTCCCTCGGCCAGATCCATCTTCTGAATGTCCTGAATCTCGGGGGAGACGCCATCCACCTCCCACGTATAGGTGTGCAGATCGTTCTGCACCGGAACTGACTTCCAGAGCATGGGCGACGTATGCAGAACGCCGGGAACTGTCTCCCGGATGCGCTCCACATCTTCCATCTTGAGGCGAACCGGTACACCAGCCTTGGTGCCGCCCGCCTGCTCGCTGGTGGTGCCGGGAAAGACGCCGATCATGTTGGTGCCGAACTGAGCGAAGATCGTCTCGAAGGCGCGCCCGAAGCCTGCGCCGTAGGCCAACAGAAGAACCACCGTGGCAATGCCCCACGCCATGCCGACGATGGTGATGGCGGTCCGCCGTCCGTTGTACTGCATCGCTTCCATCGCTTGTCCAAAGATATCTCGCAGCATCGCCTTACTCCTTGCGCAGCGCCTCAACCGGCTGCATCCTCGCTGCTCGGCTCGCCGGATAGATGCCAGCGATTACGCCGCAAAGCACAAGTGTGCCCATCGCCATCGCCGCCGACCATGGCACCAGCCGCGGTGGATCGAATCCCATTTGGTTGTCTCCCATCGCATGTCCCAGCACCAGCATCAGCGTGGCCGCGCCCGCGATTCCGATCAGACCGCTGATTCCGGTCAACATGATGCCTTCTAGAAAAAACTGTATCAAGATACTGCGATTAGTCGCTCCCAGCGCCTTGCGCAAGCCAATCTCCTTGGTACGTTCCGTCACCGTAACCAGCATGATGTTGATAATGCCAACCGCGCCCAGCGCGAGGGTAACGATCCCCACCCCCCCGAGAAAGACATCCATTGCCGTGAAGATCAGGCCGACGGTCTTATTTGCCTTGATAGTGTCCCACTCTTCGAATGCATCCGTCAGGCTTGGATCAAAATCATGCCGCTTCGCAATAATGCGATGCACGTCCATCTTCGCAGCCTCATTCATGTCCTCGGCCGTGGGCTGATATTGGATGGAGGTAATAGCATCGGCGGGAATATTTTCGCCGAGAATCGGAAAGAGCTCGAGCATCGTCGACAGCGGAATATAGACCCTCTGGTTGTCGCTATCGTTATTGCCTCGCCCGATCTTGGGTGCGACGCCAATTACCTGAAAACGATATCCATTCAGCGTGATGAAAGACCCGACCGAAGGCCGTCCCGGAAACAGCAGCTTATTATTTTTTTGCCCCAGAAATACGACCTGCCGATGTTGCGCCTCGTCGCCGGCGTCGATCCAGCGGCCTTCGGCGACGGGAAGCTTGCGAATCTGAGGGTAGTTCGGCTCTGCACCCAGAACTGAGCCGCCCGCGCTTGAAAACTCGCTGACCTCCTTCAGATCGCCGCGATCGATGAACGCCGTCGCATTGCGAACATGGGACGCCTCTGCACGAATCGCCTCGGCATCGCTCAACGTCAGCTTGTAGGGCCGCATGCCCGTATGCTGGTTCGGCAGCGCGGGCACAGTCCCGCTGAAGAGCATGATGACGTCCGATCCCAGCTCAGACAGTCCTCGGCGCTGCCCCGAGCGGAATCCCTCCCCCAACCCGATCAGCAGCAGCAAGGAAGCCACACCCCATGCGATGCCGAACATCGTGAGGAACGATCGCAGCTTGTTAGCTCCGATCGATTGGAATACCTGGGCAAAGATGTCGAGAAGGGCGCGCATGACGATGGTTGGACTTCATTCTCCACCTTACGTTACGCAAATCCCAATCAAACAGTTCCGAATTCTGATTTATTTACTGATTTCTACGAGGCAGCTTGCGTCTGGTTTTTCATCAGCACGGGAACGTCAGGATCTGGCTCATTCTGCACATTCATGCGCAGCGAACGCAAAAAGTCACCTGTCGCCGCCAGTGTGGCTGCATCGGCAGATGCCGGGTACAGCAGACGCACCGCTGACCCCAAGCCTGCGACACCCGTGAAACCTCCACGCACGGCAAAACACCGCTCAGGACGATACACGCACGACGCCAGGTCCGTAATGCTCAAGGCGTCACTAGGCGTACACAGAATCGTCTTTGGCGGAGCCATCCGGTCGACCATGCTGAAGATCTCCAGCTTCGATTCCAACTCATCTGGAACAAAATCGACGGCAATATCCGCCACGCGGACGGCGTCTTCGACAGTCAAAGCGAGGTCGAGGCTGCCCGGAGAATCGCGCAGGTCCATCTCGGCAAAATCCGCCTCAGCCCGGCGAAGATTTGCCGGCATCACATCTTCGAGCACCACATGAAATCCAGCGGCAACACAAGCCAGCGCAAAGCTACGGCCAGCCGTCCCAGCCCCTATCACCGCCACCGTCCGTATCTCGAACGGTGACGGGGAAATTGCTGGCTGCATTATTTTTTGCTCGCGACTGCGTTGATAACCGACTCGTAGCTCGGTTCAGACTGCTTGATGTGCTCGGAAACTCGTTGACGCTCATCCTCGGTCAGCGACGGCAGCACCGCAAGAATGCGGCGCAGCGTAACCGAAATATCGTCAACATAGTTCATCGTGCGGATGGCTTCGCCAGAAAGAGGCATGTACGCTCCTGAAAAGTTTAATGTGCTCTTCTTCAGTCTAAACGCTGGAGCCCGGCTCTGCCCGTTTATGGGCCTCGTCCTGCGGCTCACCTGCCGCAGGACCCTCTTTCGGCGCTTCATAGCCATCGCGGTCCGTCATCTCCATCAGCGCCGCCAGCTTGACAGCAAAATCCGGATGCAGCGCATTCAACCCATAGCGCCACGTCCAGTTCCCCGCCCCGGCTGCGGGGGTATTCATCCGGCCCTCGCTGCCGAGGTGCAACACATCCTGCATCGGGAAGATGCAGAGATTCGCCACCGATCTCGCCGCCGCACGCATCATAGCCCATACGATATCGCCCTCGTGTTCAATTGTTTGCAGATAAGTCTGCGCGTGGGTCTTTTCCATCTCACTGGCATCGTCGCGCCACCAGCCCAGCGTGGTGTTATTGTCGTGCGTTCCTGTATAAACCACTGTGTTCTGAATAAAACGATGCGGAAGGTAGAGATGGCTACCCCGATCCGAAAAGCCAAACTGAAGAATTCGCATTCCCGGCATACCAAAGTGCTCACGAAGCTCATCTACCTCCGGGGTAATCAAGCCAAGGTCTTCTGCGACAAACGGCAGATCGCCGAATACCTCTCTCAGCCGATTGAATAGTTCATGTCCGGGTGCCTTCACCCACAGGCCGCTGATCGCCGTCGGTTCATCGGCCGGAATCGACCAATATGCCTCGAAGCCACGAAAGTGGTCCAGCCTAATTGAGTCATAGAGCGTCAATGCACGTCGAATCCGTGCCACCCACCAGTCAAATCCCCGCTCCTTCATCAGGTCCCACTTGTACAGCGGATTCCCCCAGCGCTGGCCCGTGACCGAAAAATAATCCGGCGGCACACCCGACACCCGCGTCGGCTTCAGATCATCGTCCAGCTCAAATATCTCAGGATGCGTCCACACATCGGCACTGTCGTAATTCACAAAGATAGCGACATCGCCCAGAATGCGAACCTTCCGCTCTGCGCAGTACGACCGCAGCGCACACCACTGTTCGTTGAAAAAGAACTGAATGGCCTGCTCGA
It encodes:
- a CDS encoding low specificity L-threonine aldolase encodes the protein MIDLRSDTVTRPTPAMREAMFTAEVGDDVYGEDPTVNRLESDAAAMFGRETALFVPTGTMGNQIAIRLHTQHGQEVICEARAHVLDWEMAMAAAFSGCQLRPVAGERGVLTWEQISQAIGPKIYYRAQTGLVCLENTHNMAGGTVTPLVRMREICEGAHEAGLPVHLDGARIFNASVALGVGVAKLTEGCDTVMFCLSKGLGAPAGSMLVGSREAMERARAFRKALGGGMRQVGVLAAAGLVALHEMTARLVDDHANARLLAEAVAAEPNAEIDLDAVETNIVIFNLRDGDATAFCRELREKDVLASAIGPDAVRFVTHYDVDHEACVRAAAVVTETLQTF
- the hemW gene encoding radical SAM family heme chaperone HemW; this translates as MVTTAGVYISVPFCKAKCTFCNFASGVFAADRMQHYVDRVCDEIDAARDAAMKSGARLPELVDSIYFGGGTPSLLSAAQFRQMFQRLRDEFELARDAEITLECAPGQLADETLDELLRLGMNRVSFGVQSFVDRETAAVGRLHTRLECEAEIARVRNAGVGDISIDLIAGLPYQTRESWQYSLEQAIASKVQHVSVYMLEVDEESRLGEEVLAKGTRYHASAVPSEDESADWYQMACEQFEIAGLEQYEISNFARRGHASRHNLKYWQRLPYIGFGLDAHSMLLTDVGAVRFANTSEMDAYMNKPESTFRQVSKSAAEPDFDVIGVEQAFEEALFLGLRLNEGVSLRLLRGQFGEAMVQDAMPALLEVREAGLLELETDRIRLTARGRMVSNEVFSRLLVTSAA
- a CDS encoding thioredoxin family protein, which encodes MLRFRPLATVDVLLFMLVLISGQATAQTAPQRSPVLVELFTSEGCSSCPPADALLAKLEQVQPIAGTEIIALGEHVDYWDQLGWHDRFSSHQYTERQNQYRFRFHLDDVYTPQMVIDGTEPFVGNDAPHIVRAISSAGNTAKINLALSKAAVEGSRVSFTVSSSTPPNLLSNADLYAALVDPTDTTNVQRGENKGQVLHHAAVVRSLQKIGKLNDLASGPLHAQLVAPANSEPATMRIVVFAQRPDEGAVVGAVSMPARQ
- a CDS encoding ABC transporter ATP-binding protein, whose product is MADEQNSKKAKKEAAKKALHDDDIVGKAYDGRLMRRLLTYLRPYKLQVAFSAIAIIFKAATDVVGPYLVKVAVDTYMTKTPPEKLSWLAHHLSPKPMAGITQLGLLYLSALLITYVLEFVQTYLMQWTGQKIMFDLRSQIFRHLQRMHPGFFDHNPVGKLVTRVTSDVDALNEMFTSGVLAIFEDIFVLAFIVIIMLRMSWPLALLTLAVIPAILYITGIFRKHVRESYRRIRSAIAKINSYMQEHVSGMSIVQLFNREQHAFDEFASVNRLHMNAFKDAIFAYALYYPAVELLSSVAIALVVWRGGMGALFTGAPLAAGLPFYEYLLHPMRAPGATITLGVLIAFIQYAQRFFRPIQDLSEKYNILQAAMAASERVFKLLDSEPEILSPPKPIEGDRSGRVEFRNVWFTYQTLDEAQRLRVASATEDELRGYADIEWILCGVSFVVEPNETAAIVGHTGAGKTTIISLMMRFYDIQRGSILVDGIDVRQQDMHALRRRFAVVLQDPFLFTGTIADNIRLGSKWVTDERLQRAADEVNVGDFIRSLPLQFAEPVQERGATLSTGQKQLISFARALAHDPGILILDEATSSVDTDTELRVRGALSRMVTGRTSILIAHRLSTIQRADTILVMHKGQLRERGTHQELLTHRGLYWKLYQLQYKDQEMPADAALPSQLSDAVLP
- the lpxB gene encoding lipid-A-disaccharide synthase encodes the protein MAESNPSPRIFLSAGEASGDYYGAQIIDELRTRLPQLTCFGLGGTEMAVAGLDRIVRAEDVAHMGITEVIRHMPRIYGEYRRLVASIKKRRPDVAILIDFPDVNFRLARTLRKLNIPVVYFVSPQLWAWKRKRLRWVQQRVSRMMVIFPFEESFYRARNVDATFVGHPLAQLPLPDITRAEYATKYALDPAKNWIALLPGSRRKEVQLNLPEMLHAAAILNAQGKYEFVIPVASTVNNSYLLNFLQDPIYYSATKPRVTLVDDAREALHHARASIVASGTATVQATVIGNPFIVVYRVSPFTFGLARRLIRYPLEIPTEKDKDGNLPIAMVNLVAGKRIVPELLQTRFTAENVAATLAPLLADSPQREQMLIDLAEAHFKLLPASGSGSIFQVCDAVEALLGQTPAASGRISATSV